From one Lycium barbarum isolate Lr01 chromosome 6, ASM1917538v2, whole genome shotgun sequence genomic stretch:
- the LOC132643981 gene encoding secreted RxLR effector protein 161-like — MGEAYYVIGIEIFRDRSQGLLGLSQKGYIERVLERFNMNNCSAGVVPIQKGDKFSLMQCPKNDVERKEMESIPYSSIIGSLMYAQTCTRPDISFAVGMLGRYQSNPRINHWKAAKKVLRYLKGTKDCMLTYRRSNSLEVIGYSNSDHGGCVDTRKSTFGYLLLLAEGAISWKSAKQSVIATSTMEAEFVACFEATIHALWLQNFISGLGVVDTITKPLKIYCDNTAAIFFSKNDKYSKGA; from the coding sequence ATGGGTGAGGCATACTATGTGATAGGGATAGAAATATTCCGTGATAGATCACAAGGACTATTGGGACTATCTCAGAAAGGCTATATCGAAAGAGTTCTTGAGAGATTTAACATGAACAATTGTTCAGCAGGAGTTGTTCCAATTCAAAAAGGGGACAAATTTAGTCTCATGCAGTGTCCAAAGAATGATGTAGAACGAAAAGAAATGGAGTCAATTCCTTACTCTTCTATTattggaagtttgatgtatgctcAAACTTGCACAAGACCGGATATTAGTTTTGCGGTCGGAATGCTAGGGAGATATCAGAGTAACCCGAGAATTAATCACTGGAAAGCTGCAAAGAAAGTTTTGAGGTACCTGAAAGGAACAAAGGATTGCATGCTCACGTATAGGAGATCCAATAGTTTGGAAGTTATTGGATACTCGAATTCAGATCATGGTGGATGTGTTGACACTAGAAAGTCCACTTTTGGTTACTTGCTCCTATTAGCTGAAGGAGCAATATCGTGGAAGAGTGCCAAGCAATCCGTCATTGCTACATCCACAATGGAAGCAGAATTTGTAGCATGTTTTGAAGCCACAATTCATGCATTATGGTTGCAGAACTTTATTTCAGGACTTGGGGTTGTCGACACCATTACCAAGCCGCTGAAAATTTATTGTGATAATACTGCAGCAATATTCTTCTCCAAGAATGATAAGTACTCCAAAGGTGCCTAA
- the LOC132643982 gene encoding uncharacterized protein LOC132643982, whose product MRRMIHDAFGGSTQFMDSEVSERGKMEPNLQENTAHPSGYEPHLEMDKFERLMKEANEELYPGCKKFSKLSFLLHIYRTKCMFKWSNESFNALLGLLKDALPEGEKLPPSFYETKKIVEGLGLKYEKIHACPNDCMLFRKGFASKDVNECKICGASRWKNNARKIPAKVLRYFPLKPRLQRLFMSSETSKEMRWHHEERSKDGVLQHPADSEAWKSLDNKYPEFAEDCRNVRLGLASDGFNPFGTMRTVHSIWPVILMPYNLPPWMCMKQEFFILSLLIPGPKAPGNNIDVFLQPLIEELNELWDVGVETYDASTKEMFQMRAALMWTINDFPAYGTLSGWSTYGRFACPSCNINTQYKWLKHDRKFCYMGHRRFLKSGHKYRNDAKSFDGTKETRPAPCVVSGSLVLNQVKDIKFTLGQSSEGISGVMKNTWKKRSIFFDLPYWEYNLVRHNLDVMHIEKNVCDNLIYTLLDLSKKSKDNLEARLDLKDMKIRPSLWPQYRASERAYLPPAYFTMTPNEKELFYEVLQNAKFPHGYASNISRWIRKRKLSGLKTHDCHVIMQELLPLALRRSTDKRISSVLIELCTFFRVLCSKVLKLEELKLLEEKIPETLSTMEKLFPRDFLPLWYTCLLTWQLRLDWRGQYIIVGCTQLRGMKNVIDLYYIF is encoded by the coding sequence ATGAGAAGAATGATACATGATGCCTTTGGAGGCTCTACACAGTTCATGGATAGTGAGGTAAGTGAAAGGGGCAAGATGGAGCCAAATCTACAAGAAAATACTGCTCATCCATCTGGATATGAACCTCATCTAGAGATGGATAAGTTTGAACGGCTCATGAAGGAGGCAAATGAAGAACTATATCCTGGATGCAAGAAGTTTAGCAAACTATCCTTTTTGCTGCATATATATCGTACAAAATGCATGTTCAAATGGTCAAATGAATCTTTTAATGCTCTACTTGGACTATTGAAGGATGCGCTGCCTGAAGGGGAAAAATTGCCTCCTTCTTTCTATGAGACTAAAAAGATAGTTGAAGGCTTAGGCTTAAAGTATGAAAAGATTCATGCTTGTCCCAATGATTGCATGCTTTTTAGGAAAGGGTTTGCTAGCAAGGATGTTAATGAATGCAAAATTTGTGGGGCCTCTAGATGGAAAAATAATGCTAGAAAAATTCCAGCCAAGGTCCTTAggtattttcctttaaaaccaaGGCTGCAAAGATTGTTTATGTCTTCAGAAACTTCTAAAGAAATGCGATGGCATCATGAAGAGCGCAGCAAAGATGGAGTTCTTCAGCATCCTGCAGATTCTGAAGCTTGGAAAAGTTTAGATAATAAATATCCCGAATTTGCTGAAGATTGTCGCAATGTCCGACTGGGATTAGCTTCTGATGGGTTTAATCCATTTGGCACAATGCGAACTGTTCATAGCATATGGCCAGTTATTTTAATGCCATATAATCTTCCACCATGGATGTGCATGAAGCAAGAGTTCTTCATTCTATCCTTACTTATTCCTGGACCAAAAGCGCCTGGCAATAATATTGATGTCTTCTTGCAACCTTTAATAGAAGAGTTAAATGAATTATGGGATGTCGGGGTAGAAACATATGATGCCTCTACTAAGGAGATGTTTCAAATGCGAGCAGCTCTCATGTGGACTATAAATGATTTTCCAGCATATGGTACTCTCTCTGGATGGAGCACTTATGGTCGGTTTGCATGCCCTTCTTGCAACATAAACACTCAATATAAATGGCTCAAACATGACAGAAAGTTTTGTTACATGGGGCATCGACGTTTCTTGAAGTCAGGACACAAATATCGGAATGATGCAAAATCTTTTGATGGGACTAAAGAAACAAGACCTGCACCTTGTGTAGTATCTGGGTCACTAGTGTTGAATCAAGTTAAAGATATAAAGTTTACTCTCGGCCAATCGAGTGAAGGCATAAGTGGGGTGATGAAAAACACATGGAAAAAGAGGAGCATTTTTTTCGATCTTCCGTATTGGGAGTATAACTTAGTGCGCCACAATCTCGATGTGATGCACATAGAAAAAAATGTGTGTGATAACTTAATTTATACACTATTAGATCTTAGTAAAAAGTCTAAAGACAACTTAGAAGCTCGATTGGACTTGAAGGATATGAAAATAAGACCAAGCTTATGGCCTCAATATCGAGCTAGTGAGAGGGCTTATCTTCCTCCTGCTTATTTTACAATGACTCCCAATGAAAAGGAGTTGTTTTATGAAGTACTACAAAATGCCAAGTTTCCACATGGCTATGCGTCTAATATCTCACGTTGGATTCGTAAACGAAAGTTATCTGGGCTAAAAACTCATGATTGCCATGTTATAATGCAAGAACTTCTTCCTCTTGCCTTGCGGAGATCAACAGATAAAAGAATCAGTTCCGTTTTAATTGAACTATGCACATTCTTTCGTGTTCTGTGTAGCAAAGTGCTAAAACTAGAAGAGTTAAAGTTACTTGAAGAAAAAATTCCAGAAACATTGTCTACTATGGAGAAACTCTTTCCCCGGGATTTTTTACCGTTATGGTACACTTGCTTACTCACTTGGCAACTGAGGCTAGACTGGCGGGGCCAGTACATTATCGTTGGATGTACCCAATTGAGAGGTATGAAGAATGTCATTGATCTTTATTATATTTTTTAG
- the LOC132599668 gene encoding uncharacterized protein LOC132599668 has protein sequence MAFCSRYLEGGDSRSYSSRKCDDEIKHETNKEECLFLTVGESYGEVDVFELDEKTWLQAHRHVLFNCESEVVENYKNEHIAEIKRSHRKRRLKPRDLDLIHFDTFHEWFKDKVEELEVTSNILKDVKFLAKGLTKIAKRFNAFDVNNGYRFRTKQSEEFKETQKIKAPLNDFQVGFIVYFIVRT, from the exons ATGGCATTTTGCTCACGATATTTGGAGGGTGGAGATTCAAGGTCTTATAGTTCAAGAAAATGCGATGATGAGATTAAGCATGAGACTAATAAAGAGGAATGTCTTTTTCTTACTGTTGGGGAGTCATACGGTGAAGTAGATGTATTTGAGTTGGATGAGAAAACATGGTTGCAAGCACATCGGCATGTGCTTTTCAATTGCGAGTCAGAGGTGGTTGAGAATTATAAGAA TGAGCATATTGCTGAAATCAAGAGATCACATCGTAAGCGCCGTTTGAAACCACGTGACCTTGATCTTATACATTTTGATACATTTCATGAGTGGTTCAAGGACAAA GTAGAAGAGTTGGAGGTGACATCTAACATTTTGAAGGATGTTAAATTCCTCGCAAAAGGGCTGACTAAAATTGCTAAAAGATTCAACGCGTTTGATGTAAATAATGGGTATCGATTCCGAACAAAACAAAGTGAAGAGTTCAAGGAGACACAAAAAATTAAAGCGCCTTTAAATGATTTCCAAGTTGGATTTATTGTGTATTTTATTGTTAGGACATGA